Proteins from one Planctomyces sp. SH-PL62 genomic window:
- a CDS encoding ferrochelatase translates to MAESNLAEGNGLTPEYDAILIVGFGGPEKPEDVMPFLENVTRGRNIPRERLEEVAEHYHHFGGVSPINAQTRALIDDLGPEMRRHGVTIPIYWGNRNWTPMLADTMREMAGAGVERVLAVVLAAYSSYSSCRQYREDIGRAREEVGPTAPTVDKVRVFYNHPEFIAANADRVREALAGLPAEARGRVPIAFTAHSLPTSMAASSAYVRQLEETCRLVAEELKIEDDRWSLVYQSRSGRPSDPWLGPDILEHLQALRDGGAEEVVVHPIGFLSDHMEVLYDLDEEARLLCERIGLTLARSRTVGTHRGFVRMIRELICERLQHAEAEERRAVGRFGPSHDVCPVDCCLPPARPAAAYAKAGA, encoded by the coding sequence ATGGCCGAAAGCAATCTCGCCGAGGGGAACGGGCTGACGCCCGAGTACGACGCGATCCTGATCGTCGGCTTCGGCGGCCCGGAGAAGCCCGAGGACGTCATGCCCTTCCTCGAGAACGTGACCCGAGGCCGCAACATCCCCCGGGAGCGGCTCGAGGAGGTCGCCGAGCATTACCACCACTTCGGCGGGGTGAGCCCGATCAACGCCCAGACCCGAGCGTTGATCGACGACCTCGGCCCCGAGATGCGTCGGCATGGGGTGACGATCCCGATCTACTGGGGCAACCGCAACTGGACGCCGATGCTGGCGGACACGATGCGGGAGATGGCCGGGGCCGGCGTGGAGCGGGTCCTGGCGGTCGTCCTGGCGGCGTACAGCTCCTATTCGAGCTGTCGACAGTATCGTGAGGATATCGGCCGCGCCCGTGAGGAGGTCGGCCCGACGGCCCCGACGGTCGACAAGGTGCGGGTCTTCTACAACCACCCCGAATTCATCGCCGCCAATGCGGACCGGGTCCGCGAGGCGCTCGCCGGCCTCCCCGCCGAGGCGAGGGGACGGGTCCCCATCGCCTTCACCGCACACAGCCTCCCGACGTCGATGGCCGCGTCGTCCGCCTATGTGCGACAACTCGAGGAGACCTGCCGACTGGTCGCCGAGGAGTTGAAGATCGAGGACGATCGCTGGTCGCTCGTCTACCAGAGCCGAAGCGGCCGTCCCAGCGACCCCTGGCTCGGGCCCGACATCCTGGAACACCTCCAGGCCCTGCGCGACGGCGGCGCGGAGGAGGTCGTCGTCCACCCGATCGGCTTCCTCTCCGACCACATGGAAGTCCTCTACGACCTCGACGAGGAGGCGCGGCTGCTTTGCGAGCGGATCGGCCTGACCCTGGCGCGTTCGCGGACCGTGGGGACCCACCGGGGCTTCGTCCGCATGATTCGCGAGCTGATCTGCGAGCGGCTCCAGCATGCGGAGGCCGAGGAGCGGCGGGCGGTCGGCCGGTTCGGCCCCTCGCACGACGTCTGCCCGGTCGACTGCTGCCTCCCCCCCGCGCGGCCGGCGGCGGCCTACGCGAAGGCCGGGGCCTGA
- a CDS encoding ankyrin repeat domain-containing protein, translated as MENADRPDEGDGEPPPDARDEFGYTPLITAACAGDRERVESLLARGADPSALSGDGYSALLWAVESESPVAPAILAKLIAAGADLHGVGMNGWTPLHLAAARGLVDKARMLLDAGAEVDRRATIDGEETPLMEAARAGRPETARLLLERGADASLRDVMLNRNAREIAEDAGRGCDPGVFEMLKRQPIQLDPDAILDRAGLEGEARESLRARLESYDAAESYRESADRLAREGRHAEVVRLLDAHAGNIGRLRRWGDIFRRIWKGKIHLDQFHFRWRGR; from the coding sequence ATGGAGAACGCCGATCGACCGGATGAGGGAGACGGCGAACCGCCGCCCGACGCGCGCGACGAGTTCGGTTACACCCCGCTGATCACGGCGGCCTGCGCCGGTGATCGGGAGCGGGTCGAGTCGCTGCTGGCGCGCGGGGCCGACCCGAGCGCCCTGTCGGGGGACGGCTACTCCGCGCTGCTCTGGGCCGTCGAGTCCGAATCCCCCGTCGCGCCCGCTATCCTGGCGAAGCTGATCGCGGCGGGGGCCGATCTGCACGGCGTCGGCATGAACGGCTGGACGCCCTTGCACCTGGCGGCGGCTCGGGGGCTCGTCGACAAGGCCCGGATGCTCCTCGACGCCGGCGCGGAGGTCGACCGCCGCGCGACGATCGACGGCGAGGAGACCCCGTTGATGGAAGCGGCCCGCGCGGGCCGGCCCGAGACCGCCCGCCTCCTGCTCGAACGCGGCGCCGACGCCTCGCTCCGCGACGTCATGCTGAACCGCAACGCCCGCGAGATCGCCGAGGACGCCGGCCGAGGCTGCGACCCCGGCGTCTTCGAGATGCTCAAGCGGCAGCCGATCCAGCTCGATCCCGACGCGATCCTCGATCGCGCGGGCCTCGAGGGCGAGGCCCGAGAGTCGCTCAGGGCGAGGCTCGAAAGCTACGACGCGGCCGAGAGCTACCGCGAGAGCGCCGACCGCCTCGCCCGCGAAGGCCGCCACGCCGAGGTCGTCCGGCTCCTCGATGCGCACGCCGGGAACATCGGCCGGCTCCGACGTTGGGGCGACATCTTCCGCAGAATCTGGAAGGGCAAAATCCACCTCGACCAGTTCCATTTCCGCTGGCGGGGACGCTGA